From one Oncorhynchus keta strain PuntledgeMale-10-30-2019 chromosome 30, Oket_V2, whole genome shotgun sequence genomic stretch:
- the LOC118363694 gene encoding activin receptor type-2A isoform X1, with amino-acid sequence MGAASELAFAVFLISFSSGAILGRSETQECVYYNSSWEKERTNRSGIEPCYGDKDKRLHCFATWKNTSGTIEIVKQGCWLDDVNCYDSSECVETKESPDVFFCCCEGNMCNDKFLYSPDTQAVQSKSSSTSNPFSQKPQLFNTLLYSLVPIMGIAAIVIFSFWMYRHHKLAYPPVLVPTQDPLGPHTPPSPIMGQKPLQLIEIKARGRFGCVWKAQLLNDYVAVKVFPIQDKLSWQNEYEIYSLTGMKHENLLHFIGVEKRGNNMDIDLWLITAYHDNGSLTDYLKANVVSWNELCHISQTLARGLAYLHEDIPGLKDGHKPAVAHRDMKSKNVLLKNNLTACIADFGLALKFEAGKSAGDTHGQVGTRRYMAPEVLEGAINFQRDSFLRIDMYAMGLVLWELTARCTAADGPVDEYTLPFEEEVGQHPSLEDMQEVVVHKKLRPCLRECWQKHIGLVMLCETIEECWDHEAEARLSAGCVEERIIQMQRQTNIIAPEEIVTVVTMVTNVDFPPKESSL; translated from the exons GTGCAATCCTGGGTCGCTCGGAGACACAGGAGTGCGTTTACTACAACTCTAGCTGGGAGAAGGAGCGAACCAACCGCAGTGGCATCGAGCCTTGCTACGGAGATAAGGACAAGAGGCTCCACTGCTTCGCCACCTGGAAAAACACCTCGGGAACTATCGAGATCGTCAAGCAGGGCTGCTGGCTGGACGATGTCAACTGCTATGACAG TAGTGAATGTGTGGAGACGAAAGAGAGTCCGGACGTCTTCTTTTGCTGCTGCGAAGGCAACATGTGTAACGACAAGTTCCTCTACAGCCCCGACACGCAGGCTGTCCAAAGTAAGTCGTCAT CGACCTCCAACCCGTTTTCCCAGAAGCCTCAGCTGTTCAACACCCTGCTGTACTCTCTGGTGCCCATTATGGGCATCGCCGCCATCGTCATCTTCTCCTTCTGGATGTACCGTCATCACAAGCTGGCATACCCCCCCGTCCTGGTGCCAACACAG GACCCACTGGggccacacacccctccctctcccatcatGGGGCAGAAGCCACTGCAGTTGATCGAGATCAAAGCCAGGGGGCGCTTCGGCTGTGTGTGGAAGGCTCAGCTCCTCAATGACTACGTGGCTGTCAAGGTCTTCCCCATTCAG GACAAGCTGTCATGGCAGAACGAGTATGAGATCTACAGCCTGACTGGGATGAAACACGAGAACCTGCTCCACTTTATCGGTGTGGAGAAGAGAGGCAACAACATGGACATAGACCTCTGGCTCATAACAGCCTATCACGACAAC GGCTCTCTGACTGATTACCTGAAGGCCAATGTGGTGTCGTGGAACGAGCTGTGCCACATCTCCCAGACCTTGGCCCGTGGCCTGGCCTATCTCCACGAGGACATCCCTGGGCTGAAGGACGGACACAAGCCCGCCGTCGCACACAG GGACATGAAGAGCAAGAATGTGCTTCTGAAGAACAACCTGACAGCCTGCATAGCGGACTTCGGCCTGGCCCTGAAGTTTGAAGCTGGGAAGTCAGCAGGAGACACCCACGGCCAG GTGGGCACGAGGCGCTACATGGCCCCTGAGGTGCTGGAGGGGGCCATCAACTTCCAGAGAGACTCCTTCCTGAGGATAGACATGTACGCCATGGGGCTGGTGCTGTGGGAGCTGACCGCTCGCTGCACCGCTGCAGACG GTCCTGTGGATGAGTACACACTGCCCTTCGAGGAGGAGGTCGGCCAGCACCCGTCTCTAGAGGACATGCAGGAGGTGGTGGTCCACAAGAAGCTACGGCCCTGCCTCAGAGAGTGCTGGCAGAAACACATA GGCCTGGTGATGCTGTGTGAGACCATCGAGGAGTGCTGGGATCACGAGGCCGAGGCGAGGCTCTCGGCAGGCTGCGTGGAGGAACGCATCATCCAGATGCAACGCCAGACCAACATCATCGCCCCCGAGGAGATTGTCACCGTTGTCACCATGGTGACCAACGTGGACTTCCCTCCCAAAGAGTCCAGCCTATGA
- the LOC118363694 gene encoding activin receptor type-2A isoform X3 — protein sequence MGAASELAFAVFLISFSSGAILGRSETQECVYYNSSWEKERTNRSGIEPCYGDKDKRLHCFATWKNTSGTIEIVKQGCWLDDVNCYDSECVETKESPDVFFCCCEGNMCNDKFLYSPDTQAVQSKSSSTSNPFSQKPQLFNTLLYSLVPIMGIAAIVIFSFWMYRHHKLAYPPVLVPTQDPLGPHTPPSPIMGQKPLQLIEIKARGRFGCVWKAQLLNDYVAVKVFPIQDKLSWQNEYEIYSLTGMKHENLLHFIGVEKRGNNMDIDLWLITAYHDNGSLTDYLKANVVSWNELCHISQTLARGLAYLHEDIPGLKDGHKPAVAHRDMKSKNVLLKNNLTACIADFGLALKFEAGKSAGDTHGQVGTRRYMAPEVLEGAINFQRDSFLRIDMYAMGLVLWELTARCTAADGPVDEYTLPFEEEVGQHPSLEDMQEVVVHKKLRPCLRECWQKHIGLVMLCETIEECWDHEAEARLSAGCVEERIIQMQRQTNIIAPEEIVTVVTMVTNVDFPPKESSL from the exons GTGCAATCCTGGGTCGCTCGGAGACACAGGAGTGCGTTTACTACAACTCTAGCTGGGAGAAGGAGCGAACCAACCGCAGTGGCATCGAGCCTTGCTACGGAGATAAGGACAAGAGGCTCCACTGCTTCGCCACCTGGAAAAACACCTCGGGAACTATCGAGATCGTCAAGCAGGGCTGCTGGCTGGACGATGTCAACTGCTATGACAG TGAATGTGTGGAGACGAAAGAGAGTCCGGACGTCTTCTTTTGCTGCTGCGAAGGCAACATGTGTAACGACAAGTTCCTCTACAGCCCCGACACGCAGGCTGTCCAAAGTAAGTCGTCAT CGACCTCCAACCCGTTTTCCCAGAAGCCTCAGCTGTTCAACACCCTGCTGTACTCTCTGGTGCCCATTATGGGCATCGCCGCCATCGTCATCTTCTCCTTCTGGATGTACCGTCATCACAAGCTGGCATACCCCCCCGTCCTGGTGCCAACACAG GACCCACTGGggccacacacccctccctctcccatcatGGGGCAGAAGCCACTGCAGTTGATCGAGATCAAAGCCAGGGGGCGCTTCGGCTGTGTGTGGAAGGCTCAGCTCCTCAATGACTACGTGGCTGTCAAGGTCTTCCCCATTCAG GACAAGCTGTCATGGCAGAACGAGTATGAGATCTACAGCCTGACTGGGATGAAACACGAGAACCTGCTCCACTTTATCGGTGTGGAGAAGAGAGGCAACAACATGGACATAGACCTCTGGCTCATAACAGCCTATCACGACAAC GGCTCTCTGACTGATTACCTGAAGGCCAATGTGGTGTCGTGGAACGAGCTGTGCCACATCTCCCAGACCTTGGCCCGTGGCCTGGCCTATCTCCACGAGGACATCCCTGGGCTGAAGGACGGACACAAGCCCGCCGTCGCACACAG GGACATGAAGAGCAAGAATGTGCTTCTGAAGAACAACCTGACAGCCTGCATAGCGGACTTCGGCCTGGCCCTGAAGTTTGAAGCTGGGAAGTCAGCAGGAGACACCCACGGCCAG GTGGGCACGAGGCGCTACATGGCCCCTGAGGTGCTGGAGGGGGCCATCAACTTCCAGAGAGACTCCTTCCTGAGGATAGACATGTACGCCATGGGGCTGGTGCTGTGGGAGCTGACCGCTCGCTGCACCGCTGCAGACG GTCCTGTGGATGAGTACACACTGCCCTTCGAGGAGGAGGTCGGCCAGCACCCGTCTCTAGAGGACATGCAGGAGGTGGTGGTCCACAAGAAGCTACGGCCCTGCCTCAGAGAGTGCTGGCAGAAACACATA GGCCTGGTGATGCTGTGTGAGACCATCGAGGAGTGCTGGGATCACGAGGCCGAGGCGAGGCTCTCGGCAGGCTGCGTGGAGGAACGCATCATCCAGATGCAACGCCAGACCAACATCATCGCCCCCGAGGAGATTGTCACCGTTGTCACCATGGTGACCAACGTGGACTTCCCTCCCAAAGAGTCCAGCCTATGA
- the LOC118363694 gene encoding activin receptor type-2A isoform X5, with protein MGAASELAFAVFLISFSSGAILGRSETQECVYYNSSWEKERTNRSGIEPCYGDKDKRLHCFATWKNTSGTIEIVKQGCWLDDVNCYDSECVETKESPDVFFCCCEGNMCNDKFLYSPDTQAVQTTSNPFSQKPQLFNTLLYSLVPIMGIAAIVIFSFWMYRHHKLAYPPVLVPTQDPLGPHTPPSPIMGQKPLQLIEIKARGRFGCVWKAQLLNDYVAVKVFPIQDKLSWQNEYEIYSLTGMKHENLLHFIGVEKRGNNMDIDLWLITAYHDNGSLTDYLKANVVSWNELCHISQTLARGLAYLHEDIPGLKDGHKPAVAHRDMKSKNVLLKNNLTACIADFGLALKFEAGKSAGDTHGQVGTRRYMAPEVLEGAINFQRDSFLRIDMYAMGLVLWELTARCTAADGPVDEYTLPFEEEVGQHPSLEDMQEVVVHKKLRPCLRECWQKHIGLVMLCETIEECWDHEAEARLSAGCVEERIIQMQRQTNIIAPEEIVTVVTMVTNVDFPPKESSL; from the exons GTGCAATCCTGGGTCGCTCGGAGACACAGGAGTGCGTTTACTACAACTCTAGCTGGGAGAAGGAGCGAACCAACCGCAGTGGCATCGAGCCTTGCTACGGAGATAAGGACAAGAGGCTCCACTGCTTCGCCACCTGGAAAAACACCTCGGGAACTATCGAGATCGTCAAGCAGGGCTGCTGGCTGGACGATGTCAACTGCTATGACAG TGAATGTGTGGAGACGAAAGAGAGTCCGGACGTCTTCTTTTGCTGCTGCGAAGGCAACATGTGTAACGACAAGTTCCTCTACAGCCCCGACACGCAGGCTGTCCAAA CGACCTCCAACCCGTTTTCCCAGAAGCCTCAGCTGTTCAACACCCTGCTGTACTCTCTGGTGCCCATTATGGGCATCGCCGCCATCGTCATCTTCTCCTTCTGGATGTACCGTCATCACAAGCTGGCATACCCCCCCGTCCTGGTGCCAACACAG GACCCACTGGggccacacacccctccctctcccatcatGGGGCAGAAGCCACTGCAGTTGATCGAGATCAAAGCCAGGGGGCGCTTCGGCTGTGTGTGGAAGGCTCAGCTCCTCAATGACTACGTGGCTGTCAAGGTCTTCCCCATTCAG GACAAGCTGTCATGGCAGAACGAGTATGAGATCTACAGCCTGACTGGGATGAAACACGAGAACCTGCTCCACTTTATCGGTGTGGAGAAGAGAGGCAACAACATGGACATAGACCTCTGGCTCATAACAGCCTATCACGACAAC GGCTCTCTGACTGATTACCTGAAGGCCAATGTGGTGTCGTGGAACGAGCTGTGCCACATCTCCCAGACCTTGGCCCGTGGCCTGGCCTATCTCCACGAGGACATCCCTGGGCTGAAGGACGGACACAAGCCCGCCGTCGCACACAG GGACATGAAGAGCAAGAATGTGCTTCTGAAGAACAACCTGACAGCCTGCATAGCGGACTTCGGCCTGGCCCTGAAGTTTGAAGCTGGGAAGTCAGCAGGAGACACCCACGGCCAG GTGGGCACGAGGCGCTACATGGCCCCTGAGGTGCTGGAGGGGGCCATCAACTTCCAGAGAGACTCCTTCCTGAGGATAGACATGTACGCCATGGGGCTGGTGCTGTGGGAGCTGACCGCTCGCTGCACCGCTGCAGACG GTCCTGTGGATGAGTACACACTGCCCTTCGAGGAGGAGGTCGGCCAGCACCCGTCTCTAGAGGACATGCAGGAGGTGGTGGTCCACAAGAAGCTACGGCCCTGCCTCAGAGAGTGCTGGCAGAAACACATA GGCCTGGTGATGCTGTGTGAGACCATCGAGGAGTGCTGGGATCACGAGGCCGAGGCGAGGCTCTCGGCAGGCTGCGTGGAGGAACGCATCATCCAGATGCAACGCCAGACCAACATCATCGCCCCCGAGGAGATTGTCACCGTTGTCACCATGGTGACCAACGTGGACTTCCCTCCCAAAGAGTCCAGCCTATGA
- the LOC118363694 gene encoding activin receptor type-2A isoform X4 gives MGAASELAFAVFLISFSSGAILGRSETQECVYYNSSWEKERTNRSGIEPCYGDKDKRLHCFATWKNTSGTIEIVKQGCWLDDVNCYDSSECVETKESPDVFFCCCEGNMCNDKFLYSPDTQAVQTTSNPFSQKPQLFNTLLYSLVPIMGIAAIVIFSFWMYRHHKLAYPPVLVPTQDPLGPHTPPSPIMGQKPLQLIEIKARGRFGCVWKAQLLNDYVAVKVFPIQDKLSWQNEYEIYSLTGMKHENLLHFIGVEKRGNNMDIDLWLITAYHDNGSLTDYLKANVVSWNELCHISQTLARGLAYLHEDIPGLKDGHKPAVAHRDMKSKNVLLKNNLTACIADFGLALKFEAGKSAGDTHGQVGTRRYMAPEVLEGAINFQRDSFLRIDMYAMGLVLWELTARCTAADGPVDEYTLPFEEEVGQHPSLEDMQEVVVHKKLRPCLRECWQKHIGLVMLCETIEECWDHEAEARLSAGCVEERIIQMQRQTNIIAPEEIVTVVTMVTNVDFPPKESSL, from the exons GTGCAATCCTGGGTCGCTCGGAGACACAGGAGTGCGTTTACTACAACTCTAGCTGGGAGAAGGAGCGAACCAACCGCAGTGGCATCGAGCCTTGCTACGGAGATAAGGACAAGAGGCTCCACTGCTTCGCCACCTGGAAAAACACCTCGGGAACTATCGAGATCGTCAAGCAGGGCTGCTGGCTGGACGATGTCAACTGCTATGACAG TAGTGAATGTGTGGAGACGAAAGAGAGTCCGGACGTCTTCTTTTGCTGCTGCGAAGGCAACATGTGTAACGACAAGTTCCTCTACAGCCCCGACACGCAGGCTGTCCAAA CGACCTCCAACCCGTTTTCCCAGAAGCCTCAGCTGTTCAACACCCTGCTGTACTCTCTGGTGCCCATTATGGGCATCGCCGCCATCGTCATCTTCTCCTTCTGGATGTACCGTCATCACAAGCTGGCATACCCCCCCGTCCTGGTGCCAACACAG GACCCACTGGggccacacacccctccctctcccatcatGGGGCAGAAGCCACTGCAGTTGATCGAGATCAAAGCCAGGGGGCGCTTCGGCTGTGTGTGGAAGGCTCAGCTCCTCAATGACTACGTGGCTGTCAAGGTCTTCCCCATTCAG GACAAGCTGTCATGGCAGAACGAGTATGAGATCTACAGCCTGACTGGGATGAAACACGAGAACCTGCTCCACTTTATCGGTGTGGAGAAGAGAGGCAACAACATGGACATAGACCTCTGGCTCATAACAGCCTATCACGACAAC GGCTCTCTGACTGATTACCTGAAGGCCAATGTGGTGTCGTGGAACGAGCTGTGCCACATCTCCCAGACCTTGGCCCGTGGCCTGGCCTATCTCCACGAGGACATCCCTGGGCTGAAGGACGGACACAAGCCCGCCGTCGCACACAG GGACATGAAGAGCAAGAATGTGCTTCTGAAGAACAACCTGACAGCCTGCATAGCGGACTTCGGCCTGGCCCTGAAGTTTGAAGCTGGGAAGTCAGCAGGAGACACCCACGGCCAG GTGGGCACGAGGCGCTACATGGCCCCTGAGGTGCTGGAGGGGGCCATCAACTTCCAGAGAGACTCCTTCCTGAGGATAGACATGTACGCCATGGGGCTGGTGCTGTGGGAGCTGACCGCTCGCTGCACCGCTGCAGACG GTCCTGTGGATGAGTACACACTGCCCTTCGAGGAGGAGGTCGGCCAGCACCCGTCTCTAGAGGACATGCAGGAGGTGGTGGTCCACAAGAAGCTACGGCCCTGCCTCAGAGAGTGCTGGCAGAAACACATA GGCCTGGTGATGCTGTGTGAGACCATCGAGGAGTGCTGGGATCACGAGGCCGAGGCGAGGCTCTCGGCAGGCTGCGTGGAGGAACGCATCATCCAGATGCAACGCCAGACCAACATCATCGCCCCCGAGGAGATTGTCACCGTTGTCACCATGGTGACCAACGTGGACTTCCCTCCCAAAGAGTCCAGCCTATGA
- the LOC118363694 gene encoding activin receptor type-2A isoform X2: MISGNRIHLSSISRLITEGAILGRSETQECVYYNSSWEKERTNRSGIEPCYGDKDKRLHCFATWKNTSGTIEIVKQGCWLDDVNCYDSSECVETKESPDVFFCCCEGNMCNDKFLYSPDTQAVQSKSSSTSNPFSQKPQLFNTLLYSLVPIMGIAAIVIFSFWMYRHHKLAYPPVLVPTQDPLGPHTPPSPIMGQKPLQLIEIKARGRFGCVWKAQLLNDYVAVKVFPIQDKLSWQNEYEIYSLTGMKHENLLHFIGVEKRGNNMDIDLWLITAYHDNGSLTDYLKANVVSWNELCHISQTLARGLAYLHEDIPGLKDGHKPAVAHRDMKSKNVLLKNNLTACIADFGLALKFEAGKSAGDTHGQVGTRRYMAPEVLEGAINFQRDSFLRIDMYAMGLVLWELTARCTAADGPVDEYTLPFEEEVGQHPSLEDMQEVVVHKKLRPCLRECWQKHIGLVMLCETIEECWDHEAEARLSAGCVEERIIQMQRQTNIIAPEEIVTVVTMVTNVDFPPKESSL; encoded by the exons atgatcagtggaaacaggatacacctgagctcaatttcaagacTCATAACAGAAG GTGCAATCCTGGGTCGCTCGGAGACACAGGAGTGCGTTTACTACAACTCTAGCTGGGAGAAGGAGCGAACCAACCGCAGTGGCATCGAGCCTTGCTACGGAGATAAGGACAAGAGGCTCCACTGCTTCGCCACCTGGAAAAACACCTCGGGAACTATCGAGATCGTCAAGCAGGGCTGCTGGCTGGACGATGTCAACTGCTATGACAG TAGTGAATGTGTGGAGACGAAAGAGAGTCCGGACGTCTTCTTTTGCTGCTGCGAAGGCAACATGTGTAACGACAAGTTCCTCTACAGCCCCGACACGCAGGCTGTCCAAAGTAAGTCGTCAT CGACCTCCAACCCGTTTTCCCAGAAGCCTCAGCTGTTCAACACCCTGCTGTACTCTCTGGTGCCCATTATGGGCATCGCCGCCATCGTCATCTTCTCCTTCTGGATGTACCGTCATCACAAGCTGGCATACCCCCCCGTCCTGGTGCCAACACAG GACCCACTGGggccacacacccctccctctcccatcatGGGGCAGAAGCCACTGCAGTTGATCGAGATCAAAGCCAGGGGGCGCTTCGGCTGTGTGTGGAAGGCTCAGCTCCTCAATGACTACGTGGCTGTCAAGGTCTTCCCCATTCAG GACAAGCTGTCATGGCAGAACGAGTATGAGATCTACAGCCTGACTGGGATGAAACACGAGAACCTGCTCCACTTTATCGGTGTGGAGAAGAGAGGCAACAACATGGACATAGACCTCTGGCTCATAACAGCCTATCACGACAAC GGCTCTCTGACTGATTACCTGAAGGCCAATGTGGTGTCGTGGAACGAGCTGTGCCACATCTCCCAGACCTTGGCCCGTGGCCTGGCCTATCTCCACGAGGACATCCCTGGGCTGAAGGACGGACACAAGCCCGCCGTCGCACACAG GGACATGAAGAGCAAGAATGTGCTTCTGAAGAACAACCTGACAGCCTGCATAGCGGACTTCGGCCTGGCCCTGAAGTTTGAAGCTGGGAAGTCAGCAGGAGACACCCACGGCCAG GTGGGCACGAGGCGCTACATGGCCCCTGAGGTGCTGGAGGGGGCCATCAACTTCCAGAGAGACTCCTTCCTGAGGATAGACATGTACGCCATGGGGCTGGTGCTGTGGGAGCTGACCGCTCGCTGCACCGCTGCAGACG GTCCTGTGGATGAGTACACACTGCCCTTCGAGGAGGAGGTCGGCCAGCACCCGTCTCTAGAGGACATGCAGGAGGTGGTGGTCCACAAGAAGCTACGGCCCTGCCTCAGAGAGTGCTGGCAGAAACACATA GGCCTGGTGATGCTGTGTGAGACCATCGAGGAGTGCTGGGATCACGAGGCCGAGGCGAGGCTCTCGGCAGGCTGCGTGGAGGAACGCATCATCCAGATGCAACGCCAGACCAACATCATCGCCCCCGAGGAGATTGTCACCGTTGTCACCATGGTGACCAACGTGGACTTCCCTCCCAAAGAGTCCAGCCTATGA